A genomic segment from Prochlorothrix hollandica PCC 9006 = CALU 1027 encodes:
- a CDS encoding PP2C family protein-serine/threonine phosphatase → MKLHFTGATDKGLVRPGNQDAFFVDPEGRFFIVADGMGGHAGGQEASTIATTVIRNYLLEHWEGKESSPNLLKDAILKANLAILNDQIAHPERSDMGTTAVVILFRPSPNTSDDSARPWCAHVGDSRIYQLRGNKLKQLTEDHTWVNRAVKQGNITPDQIRVHPWRHVLSQCLGREDLQQIDIQDVDVLPGDRLLLCSDGLTEELPDDQISQYLKQIRASGLAAEALINAAKDRGGRDNITVVVIMVDLHDS, encoded by the coding sequence ATGAAGCTACACTTCACTGGCGCAACTGATAAAGGACTGGTGCGCCCTGGAAATCAAGATGCTTTTTTTGTAGACCCAGAGGGTCGTTTTTTTATTGTGGCAGATGGCATGGGAGGCCATGCAGGGGGTCAAGAAGCCAGCACGATCGCCACAACAGTCATTCGGAACTATTTATTGGAGCATTGGGAAGGCAAAGAATCCTCCCCCAACCTGTTGAAGGATGCCATTCTCAAAGCTAATTTGGCTATCCTTAATGATCAGATTGCCCACCCAGAGCGATCCGATATGGGTACCACTGCCGTCGTGATTCTCTTTCGGCCTTCCCCCAATACTAGCGATGATAGTGCCAGACCCTGGTGTGCCCATGTGGGGGATTCCCGGATCTATCAACTGCGGGGTAATAAGCTCAAACAACTGACGGAAGACCATACTTGGGTCAATCGGGCGGTTAAACAGGGCAATATTACACCGGATCAGATCCGAGTCCATCCTTGGCGGCATGTGTTGTCCCAATGTCTAGGACGGGAAGATTTGCAGCAGATTGATATTCAAGATGTTGACGTGTTACCCGGCGATCGTCTGCTGCTGTGTAGTGACGGCTTAACGGAAGAATTACCGGACGATCAAATTTCCCAGTATCTCAAGCAAATCAGAGCCTCTGGCCTTGCAGCGGAAGCCTTAATCAATGCCGCCAAAGATCGCGGTGGACGGGACAATATCACCGTTGTGGTCATTATGGTTGACTTGCACGACTCCTAA
- a CDS encoding ABC1 kinase family protein — MLPPPYSLAEAKSGADPLPNVTLSPPRFPSLPPATDRPGIAVTRHADSWSRGHYSKTTRFLRIWAFVLRFLAELWYNGKHWTYAGGFTPEKLIQRQRRQAIWIRETMLRLGPTFIKLGQFFSTRADIFPSHYVEELSQLQDRVPAFSYAQVEETLQKDLGKEILTLFSEFDPIPLAAASLGQVHRATLHTGESVVVKIQRPGLQRLFAIDLAILKGITHFFQRHPQWGRDRDWLGIYEECRRILWEEIDYINEGRNADTFRRNFRNRPWAKVPRIYWRYASHRVLTLEYLPGIKISDYEALDAAGLDRSLLARLNAKAYLHQILDDGLFHADPHPGNLAVSPDGALIFYDFGMMGRLRSDVRSKVLDTFFGVAQKDANRVIDALIDLEALVPTGDLSPVRRSIQYLLDNFMDKPLEAQSITAITEDLYDIAYDRPFRFPATFTFVMRAFTSLEGVGKGLDPHFNFLEVAQPFALDIMADGNSAYSNDFLGQLSRQAAQASNTAFGLPRRLEDTLGKLEQGDIRVRVRSSETERLLRQMTLTQMSTNYAVLSGSSLIASTLLITNGQVPLAVPLLLLTAVLGTAFVRLNLRLRRLDRFFKESD, encoded by the coding sequence ATGCTTCCCCCTCCATACTCCCTGGCGGAGGCAAAGTCTGGGGCAGATCCCTTGCCCAACGTAACCTTATCCCCCCCGCGTTTCCCCTCCCTTCCCCCCGCCACCGATCGCCCTGGTATCGCCGTTACTCGCCATGCCGACAGTTGGAGCCGGGGTCACTACTCTAAAACGACCCGATTTCTGCGAATCTGGGCTTTTGTCCTCCGTTTCCTGGCAGAGTTGTGGTATAACGGCAAGCATTGGACCTATGCGGGTGGGTTTACCCCGGAAAAGCTGATCCAGCGACAGCGTCGCCAAGCCATCTGGATTCGGGAAACCATGCTGCGATTGGGTCCAACGTTTATCAAGTTGGGGCAGTTTTTCTCGACTCGGGCCGATATCTTTCCCAGCCACTACGTGGAAGAGTTGTCTCAACTCCAGGATCGTGTCCCTGCCTTTAGCTATGCCCAGGTGGAGGAAACTCTCCAGAAAGACCTGGGTAAGGAAATTCTGACCTTGTTCTCGGAATTTGACCCGATTCCCCTCGCCGCTGCCAGTTTGGGACAAGTCCATCGGGCAACCCTCCACACCGGGGAATCCGTGGTGGTCAAAATTCAGCGTCCCGGTTTGCAGCGTTTGTTTGCCATTGACCTAGCCATTCTCAAGGGCATTACCCACTTTTTCCAGCGCCATCCCCAGTGGGGTAGGGATCGGGATTGGTTAGGTATTTATGAAGAGTGCCGCCGTATCCTCTGGGAGGAAATTGATTACATCAATGAAGGGCGTAACGCGGATACCTTCCGCCGCAATTTCCGCAATCGCCCTTGGGCTAAGGTGCCCCGCATTTACTGGCGCTATGCATCCCACCGGGTTTTGACCCTAGAGTATTTGCCAGGAATTAAAATTAGTGACTATGAGGCCTTGGATGCTGCTGGACTCGATCGCAGTCTCCTCGCCCGCCTCAATGCCAAAGCCTATCTCCATCAGATCCTGGATGATGGCTTATTCCATGCCGACCCCCACCCCGGCAACCTGGCAGTATCCCCCGATGGAGCCTTAATTTTCTATGATTTCGGCATGATGGGTCGGTTGCGATCGGATGTGCGCAGTAAGGTTTTAGATACGTTCTTTGGCGTTGCCCAAAAGGATGCCAATCGGGTGATTGATGCCCTCATTGATTTAGAAGCCCTGGTGCCCACGGGGGATCTCAGTCCCGTGCGACGATCGATCCAATATCTCCTGGATAACTTTATGGACAAGCCCCTAGAGGCCCAGTCCATTACAGCCATCACCGAAGATCTCTACGATATTGCCTACGATCGCCCCTTTCGTTTCCCCGCCACCTTCACCTTTGTGATGCGGGCGTTTACCTCCCTCGAAGGGGTGGGTAAAGGTTTAGATCCCCATTTTAATTTTCTTGAAGTTGCCCAACCTTTTGCACTAGATATTATGGCTGACGGTAATTCTGCTTATTCCAACGATTTTCTGGGCCAGTTGAGTCGTCAAGCGGCTCAGGCCAGTAATACGGCCTTCGGACTGCCCCGTCGTCTCGAAGATACCCTGGGTAAACTGGAACAGGGGGATATTCGGGTGCGGGTGCGATCGTCGGAAACAGAGCGTTTGTTGCGCCAGATGACCTTGACCCAGATGAGCACCAACTATGCTGTCTTGTCGGGTTCCAGTCTCATCGCCAGTACCCTGCTGATCACGAATGGTCAAGTGCCTTTAGCGGTGCCCCTGTTGTTACTGACCGCAGTCTTAGGCACTGCCTTTGTGCGCCTCAACCTGCGGTTACGTCGCCTCGATCGCTTCTTCAAGGAATCCGACTAA
- a CDS encoding DUF6825 family protein has translation MTNPVVHAFFVGRALAQGISDQMEQGLTNALSELGKFDAENRERIREFTEQVIERANQEAGAVTTHDSTTTGSGGSETDLQELLDNLRAEIAQLRTKLQEYRDKS, from the coding sequence ATGACTAATCCCGTTGTCCATGCTTTTTTTGTGGGTCGTGCCCTGGCCCAGGGCATCAGTGATCAGATGGAGCAAGGTCTCACCAATGCCCTCAGTGAGCTGGGTAAATTTGATGCTGAAAATCGAGAACGAATTCGAGAATTTACAGAGCAAGTGATAGAACGGGCCAACCAGGAGGCTGGGGCTGTGACAACCCATGACTCCACGACCACCGGCAGCGGGGGTAGTGAAACTGACTTGCAAGAATTACTGGATAACTTAAGGGCTGAAATTGCCCAATTACGGACTAAATTGCAGGAATACCGGGATAAATCCTAG
- a CDS encoding 4'-phosphopantetheinyl transferase family protein, whose product MPLDCHGIDSLDRDPWLDLWFADLDQAPPLPRLQGLLSPDEQQRVDRYRTQPLKHRFAASRALLRGILGHYLGLDPAVLAFDYGPQGKPSLQPCQRSTPRVAPPLRTSPWLTPALDLNLDVNLDFNLSHCQGFALYGVSSQPLGVDLEVVRPLSNPVELAQRFFAAPEVATLAALNPGDQAMGFLRHWVCKEAFVKAIGTGLSHALDQVVVSFNPCPHLAVIPPTAGSWHLQELTPTPATLAAFVTVVPPQTLRYRSPNWDFVP is encoded by the coding sequence GTGCCGCTGGATTGCCATGGCATTGATTCCCTAGACCGGGATCCGTGGCTCGATCTTTGGTTTGCTGACCTGGATCAAGCGCCCCCCCTGCCTCGCCTCCAGGGTCTCCTGTCCCCCGATGAACAGCAGCGGGTCGATCGCTACCGTACCCAGCCCCTAAAACATCGCTTTGCCGCCAGCCGTGCCCTCTTACGGGGAATTCTGGGCCACTATCTGGGTCTAGATCCGGCAGTGCTGGCCTTTGATTATGGTCCCCAGGGCAAACCGAGCCTCCAGCCATGCCAGCGGTCTACTCCAAGGGTTGCCCCACCGCTGCGTACCTCGCCCTGGCTGACTCCTGCCTTGGACTTGAACTTGGACGTTAACTTGGACTTTAATCTGAGCCATTGCCAAGGATTTGCCCTCTATGGGGTCAGTTCCCAGCCTCTGGGGGTGGATTTGGAAGTGGTCCGACCCCTGTCCAATCCTGTGGAACTGGCCCAACGTTTTTTTGCTGCCCCAGAAGTCGCCACCCTGGCGGCGTTAAATCCTGGGGATCAGGCGATGGGCTTTCTGCGCCATTGGGTTTGTAAGGAAGCCTTTGTTAAGGCGATCGGCACTGGGTTATCCCATGCCCTGGATCAAGTGGTTGTTAGCTTTAACCCCTGTCCCCACCTGGCGGTCATCCCCCCCACAGCAGGCTCCTGGCATCTCCAGGAATTAACCCCCACCCCTGCCACCCTAGCCGCCTTTGTCACCGTTGTTCCCCCCCAGACCCTGCGCTATCGATCCCCTAATTGGGACTTTGTTCCTTAA
- a CDS encoding peptidoglycan-binding domain-containing protein, with translation MARPDLSVGDRRPEVVELQAVLQLLGFYDGAIDGIYGETTRSSVAIFQQIAGLDTTGTVTATTWNRLFPATVPPGTPLAASSGSRNPVAANPAPVDPSTAPSAATFPVPPSSSRPPSPPVSSSPPAVSPVPRTTTAPAPAEVSLPVLKEGARGSVVEQLQTQLDQLGFYSDGVDGVFGEQTTIAVKKFQEANDLEKDGVVGPATWAILLRRGQ, from the coding sequence GTGGCTCGCCCCGATCTCAGCGTCGGCGATCGCCGCCCGGAAGTGGTGGAATTACAAGCCGTTTTGCAGCTTTTGGGATTTTATGATGGTGCCATTGATGGGATTTATGGAGAAACCACCCGATCGTCGGTGGCCATCTTCCAGCAAATTGCCGGTCTGGACACCACCGGCACAGTCACGGCCACGACCTGGAACCGTCTATTCCCCGCCACAGTGCCTCCAGGGACTCCCCTTGCTGCCTCCAGTGGCTCCCGCAATCCCGTTGCTGCCAACCCTGCCCCTGTTGACCCTAGTACTGCTCCCTCCGCTGCCACTTTTCCGGTGCCCCCCTCATCCTCTCGTCCCCCTTCACCCCCAGTGTCCAGTTCGCCCCCTGCCGTGAGTCCTGTCCCCAGAACCACCACTGCGCCAGCCCCCGCCGAGGTCAGCTTACCCGTGTTGAAGGAGGGCGCTAGGGGTTCGGTAGTGGAGCAACTCCAAACTCAGTTAGACCAGTTAGGGTTCTATAGCGATGGGGTGGATGGGGTCTTTGGTGAACAAACCACGATCGCCGTCAAAAAGTTTCAAGAAGCCAATGATTTAGAGAAAGACGGGGTGGTGGGTCCTGCCACTTGGGCAATTTTGCTCCGCCGTGGACAGTAG